Proteins co-encoded in one Hyphomicrobiales bacterium genomic window:
- a CDS encoding ABC transporter ATP-binding protein, giving the protein MSLLAVSGLCKRFGGVVAAEDVSFRLDPGEVVAMIGPNGAGKTTIFNMIGGQLRPDAGDIVLQERSIAGLPPRAIWRRGVGRTFQIAATFASMTLAENVQMALISRHRRLYGLWPPAGRLYRDAALSLLERVGMHDQAERPCGLLAYGDVKRVELAIALANAPKLLLMDEPTSGMAAEERLSLMRLIADIVSEEAISVLFTEHDMDVVFGHARRIIVLERGAVVAEGTPDKVRADPHVQEIYLGGGGA; this is encoded by the coding sequence GTGAGCCTTCTTGCCGTCAGCGGTCTTTGCAAGCGTTTCGGCGGCGTCGTCGCGGCGGAGGATGTCTCTTTTCGGCTCGATCCCGGCGAGGTCGTCGCCATGATCGGCCCGAACGGCGCCGGCAAGACGACGATCTTCAATATGATCGGCGGCCAGCTTCGGCCCGATGCCGGCGATATAGTCCTGCAGGAGCGCTCCATCGCCGGGCTGCCGCCGCGCGCCATCTGGCGGCGCGGCGTCGGGCGCACCTTCCAGATCGCCGCCACCTTCGCCTCGATGACCCTGGCGGAGAACGTGCAGATGGCGCTCATCAGCCGCCATCGCCGGCTTTATGGCCTGTGGCCGCCGGCGGGCCGGCTCTATCGCGACGCGGCTCTTAGCCTGCTCGAACGCGTCGGCATGCACGACCAGGCCGAGCGGCCGTGCGGACTTCTCGCCTATGGTGACGTCAAGCGGGTGGAACTCGCCATCGCGCTCGCCAACGCGCCTAAGCTCCTGCTCATGGACGAGCCGACCTCCGGCATGGCGGCCGAGGAGCGGCTTTCGCTGATGCGCCTGATCGCGGACATCGTCAGCGAGGAGGCCATATCGGTGCTGTTCACCGAGCACGACATGGACGTGGTGTTCGGCCATGCCAGGCGCATCATCGTTCTCGAACGCGGGGCCGTCGTCGCCGAGGGGACGCCGGATAAGGTGCGCGCCGACCCGCACGTGCAAGAGATCTATCTCGGCGGCGGGGGTGCGTGA
- a CDS encoding ABC transporter ATP-binding protein encodes MAGDRQAVLSVRDLDTYYGRAHILHRLSLEVGAGEVVALMGRNGAGKSTTLKAIMGLIPAAGGAISFRGRSIRGLAPYAIARAGLGYVPEDRRIFTDLTVEENLEVGRRPPRQGQAPWTAERLIALFPNLAGLAGRRANQISGGEQQMLSLSRTLMGNPTAILLDEPSEGLAPVIVKQMAEAIKALKKEGLSVLLSEQNLYFAAEIGDRAYVLESGSVKFEGPMSTLIADERLRRAHLSL; translated from the coding sequence ATGGCGGGCGACAGGCAGGCGGTTCTTAGCGTTCGCGACCTCGATACCTATTACGGCCGCGCCCACATCCTGCATCGTCTCAGCCTCGAGGTTGGCGCCGGCGAGGTCGTCGCCCTGATGGGCCGCAACGGCGCCGGCAAGTCAACCACATTGAAGGCGATCATGGGGCTCATCCCGGCGGCGGGCGGCGCCATCTCGTTTCGCGGCCGGTCGATCCGGGGCCTGGCACCATACGCAATCGCCCGCGCCGGGCTCGGCTATGTGCCGGAGGACCGGCGCATCTTCACCGACCTCACGGTCGAGGAGAATCTGGAGGTCGGCCGCCGGCCGCCGCGCCAAGGCCAGGCGCCGTGGACGGCGGAGCGGCTGATCGCTCTGTTTCCCAACCTCGCCGGGCTCGCCGGCCGCCGCGCCAACCAGATCTCGGGCGGCGAACAGCAGATGCTGAGCCTTTCCCGCACGCTGATGGGAAACCCGACGGCGATCCTGCTCGACGAGCCGTCCGAAGGCCTGGCGCCGGTGATCGTCAAGCAGATGGCCGAAGCCATTAAGGCATTGAAGAAGGAAGGGCTGTCGGTCCTCTTGTCCGAGCAGAACCTCTATTTCGCCGCCGAGATCGGCGACCGCGCCTATGTGCTGGAAAGCGGCAGCGTCAAGTTCGAAGGGCCGATGTCGACGCTGATCGCCGACGAGCGCCTGCGCCGCGCCCATCTCAGCCTGTGA
- a CDS encoding ABC transporter permease: MDPVFLLIQFLNGLASASSLFITACGLSIIFGVTRIVNFAHGSLYMLGAYVAVTLVPRFLEVAYGPVSFWLAILVSALAVGVIGIVMEFLLLRRIYKAPELFQLLATFGVVLVVQDLVVALWGPEDILGPRAPGLSGAVTVFGQRFPQYEIALICAGPLVLALLWLLFRRTRFGALVRAATQDREMVAALGVNQALLFTAVVFLGAFLAGFAGALQVPKEPANPFMDVRVIVEAFVVTVIGGMGSVPGAFIAALLIGELQAFGILVFPKITLVIVFLVMAAVLIARPHGLLGRAEAADSRAFGGERPIRPYGAGQAAAALAAIAALALLPLIADAFTLKLMIEVMIFALFAMSLNLLMGTGGIISFGHAAYFGLGAYGAALAVSHLAAPMELALPFAPIGAAIGAALFGYFVVRLSGIYLAMLTLAFAQIVYAIAFQWVALTGGDNGLLGIWPSPWASERLAYYYLTLAVCLAGVFALRRAIYAPFGYALRAGRDSERRADAIGIDSRHMRWLAFTLAGAAAGLAGGLYVFSKGNIDPSALGIPTSVDALTMVLVGGIQTVIGPVIGAGLMHLLKDFVMPLTDFYRMLLGGVIIALVLAFPQGIVGTWNRLFDKEEAGP, translated from the coding sequence ATGGACCCGGTCTTCCTTCTCATCCAGTTCCTGAATGGGCTTGCCAGCGCCTCTTCGCTGTTCATCACCGCCTGCGGGCTGAGCATCATTTTCGGCGTCACCCGCATCGTCAATTTCGCCCACGGCTCGCTCTATATGCTCGGCGCCTATGTCGCCGTGACGCTGGTGCCGCGCTTTCTCGAGGTCGCTTATGGGCCGGTCTCTTTCTGGCTTGCCATCCTCGTCTCGGCGCTCGCGGTGGGCGTCATCGGCATCGTCATGGAGTTTCTGCTGCTGCGCCGCATCTACAAGGCACCGGAGCTGTTCCAACTGCTGGCGACCTTCGGCGTCGTGCTGGTGGTCCAGGACCTCGTCGTCGCCTTGTGGGGGCCCGAGGACATTCTCGGGCCGCGCGCGCCGGGGCTTTCCGGCGCGGTGACGGTCTTCGGCCAGCGCTTTCCGCAATATGAGATCGCGCTGATCTGCGCCGGGCCCCTGGTGCTGGCCCTTTTGTGGCTCCTGTTCCGGCGCACCCGCTTCGGGGCGCTGGTGCGGGCCGCGACCCAGGACCGCGAGATGGTGGCGGCGCTCGGCGTCAACCAGGCGCTCTTGTTCACCGCCGTCGTCTTTCTCGGCGCCTTCCTGGCCGGATTTGCCGGCGCCTTGCAGGTGCCGAAGGAGCCGGCCAACCCATTCATGGATGTCCGCGTCATCGTCGAGGCCTTCGTCGTCACCGTCATCGGCGGCATGGGCAGCGTACCCGGCGCCTTCATCGCCGCGCTTCTGATCGGCGAATTGCAGGCCTTCGGCATCCTCGTCTTTCCCAAGATCACACTGGTCATCGTGTTCCTGGTCATGGCCGCGGTACTCATCGCCCGCCCGCACGGCCTGCTCGGCCGGGCAGAAGCGGCGGACAGCCGCGCCTTCGGCGGCGAGCGGCCCATCCGCCCCTATGGCGCGGGACAGGCCGCGGCCGCGCTTGCGGCCATCGCGGCGCTCGCCCTCCTCCCCCTTATCGCCGACGCCTTCACGCTCAAGCTGATGATCGAGGTGATGATCTTCGCGCTGTTCGCCATGAGCCTGAACCTGTTGATGGGCACGGGCGGGATCATCAGCTTCGGCCATGCCGCCTATTTCGGCCTCGGCGCCTATGGGGCAGCGCTCGCGGTCAGCCATCTTGCCGCGCCCATGGAGCTGGCGCTCCCGTTCGCGCCCATCGGGGCCGCGATCGGTGCTGCGCTGTTCGGCTATTTCGTGGTGCGGCTTTCCGGCATCTATCTCGCCATGCTGACGCTTGCCTTCGCGCAGATCGTCTATGCCATCGCCTTCCAATGGGTGGCACTGACCGGCGGCGACAACGGGTTGCTCGGCATCTGGCCCTCGCCCTGGGCCTCGGAAAGGCTTGCCTATTACTATCTGACGCTTGCCGTGTGCCTGGCCGGCGTCTTCGCCCTGCGGCGAGCGATCTACGCCCCCTTCGGCTATGCGCTGAGGGCGGGCCGCGATTCGGAGCGCCGGGCAGACGCCATCGGCATCGACTCGCGCCATATGCGCTGGCTCGCCTTCACGCTCGCGGGCGCCGCGGCCGGCCTTGCCGGCGGGCTCTATGTCTTCTCCAAGGGCAATATCGACCCCAGCGCGCTCGGCATCCCGACCTCGGTCGACGCGCTCACCATGGTGCTCGTCGGCGGCATCCAGACGGTGATCGGCCCCGTCATCGGCGCCGGCCTCATGCATCTCCTCAAGGATTTCGTCATGCCGCTCACCGACTTTTACCGGATGCTCCTGGGTGGCGTCATCATCGCCCTGGTGCTCGCCTTCCCGCAAGGCATCGTCGGCACCTGGAACCGGCTGTTCGACAAGGAGGAGGCGGGACCGTGA